From Nitratidesulfovibrio vulgaris str. Hildenborough, a single genomic window includes:
- a CDS encoding DUF1351 domain-containing protein → MAELQLQSTPATLGFNFTELMEWATGITADYEGLVVTEDMVPGIKSEMAGLNKMKAQLDSARKQAVRQVSEPIRQFEARIKEVCAVFDAAYAALATQVKGFEERQREEKRREVLFLIADTVDEHGVPGLEVAVQDSWLNKSKPLKAIKAEVESIILRHLQEERERAALEQAKQDRAVAIEQMVAAQGQAYGFALPVSDFLRLHDLQIPLTDVHAEIEKVFAARAQFARHAASASPVPAAAVQAARPSASSVVSGRPQRKTLTIQIEYDAMREPAVQQTLRHLKGMCASFNLIPGQSAA, encoded by the coding sequence ATGGCGGAGTTGCAGCTTCAATCCACCCCGGCGACGCTCGGTTTCAACTTCACCGAGCTCATGGAATGGGCCACGGGCATCACGGCCGACTACGAAGGGCTTGTGGTCACCGAAGACATGGTGCCCGGCATCAAGTCGGAGATGGCGGGCCTGAACAAGATGAAGGCCCAACTCGACAGCGCACGCAAGCAGGCCGTGCGTCAGGTTTCCGAGCCCATTCGCCAGTTCGAGGCGCGTATCAAGGAAGTGTGCGCCGTGTTCGACGCAGCCTACGCCGCTCTTGCAACGCAAGTGAAGGGCTTTGAGGAGCGGCAGCGCGAAGAGAAACGCCGAGAGGTCTTGTTCCTCATCGCAGATACCGTTGATGAACACGGCGTGCCCGGTCTTGAGGTCGCAGTGCAGGACTCTTGGTTGAACAAGAGCAAGCCGCTCAAGGCCATCAAGGCCGAGGTCGAGTCCATCATCCTGCGCCACCTGCAGGAGGAGCGGGAGCGTGCCGCCCTCGAACAGGCCAAGCAGGACAGGGCGGTGGCCATCGAACAGATGGTGGCAGCGCAAGGACAGGCCTACGGCTTTGCGCTCCCGGTCTCAGACTTCCTGCGCCTGCACGACCTGCAAATACCTCTGACGGATGTGCATGCAGAGATCGAGAAGGTCTTCGCCGCGCGTGCGCAGTTCGCCAGACATGCCGCTTCCGCATCCCCTGTCCCCGCAGCTGCTGTGCAGGCAGCCAGACCTTCGGCCTCCAGTGTCGTGTCTGGCCGCCCACAGCGCAAGACACTGACGATCCAGATTGAATACGACGCCATGCGTGAACCTGCAGTCCAGCAGACGCTCCGACACCTCAAGGGCATGTGCGCGTCGTTCAACCTCATCCCCGGCCAGAGCGCCGCGTAA